From Rhododendron vialii isolate Sample 1 chromosome 10a, ASM3025357v1, the proteins below share one genomic window:
- the LOC131302856 gene encoding uncharacterized protein LOC131302856 encodes MALLVMMFGDFNSVRTHAERVDSDSFDVSSAVDFNECLEDIDMEDMASKGFWFTWTNRRVDLALYRVELTGLQRRIPFKFFSFWMNHKNFPDVLLDAWSRAVHGNPMDALSQKLRKLKLLLKDFNKEFYRDIQKRVALVKEELSSLQVDALLKYSELVVVEEGFHRQISRVQWLALGDQNSKFFHKKVKSHIVRSKILSISDENGWAYSRCHCIGDQKGYVRYNGDKAPGPNGFNASFFHKNWSIVGLDVVNVVTYFFTHKCLPKGWNATALTLVPKLSCPLTMKDYRPIACCNVIYKCITKLLALRLQPILPHLIDQSQAAFVKDDLFLMSSADCGSLCVYKSALDEFYLFSGFKPNLQRSQIFFSGFDEDLKGALLDILPIPEGHLPVRYLGVPLISSRLRHKEGNTDTISYIIAYTNNNTLLFLVIRLLLHIL; translated from the exons ATGGCACTATTGGTAATGATGTTTGGTGATTTTAATTCTGTTCGAACTCATGCTGAAAGGGTGGACTCTGATTCCTTTGATGTGTCCTCTGCCGTTGATTTTAATGAATGTTTAGAAGATATTGATATGGAGGATATGGCTTCTAAAGGTTTCTGGTTTACTTGGACGAATAGAAGGGTGGACTTGGCTTTGTATAGAGTAGAATTGACAGGGCTGCA AAGAAGGattcctttcaagtttttcagtttttggatgAATCATAAGAACTTCCCTGATGTTTTGCTGGATGCTTGGTCTAGGGCTGTGCATGGTAATCCTATGGATGCTTTGTCTCAAAAACTTAGGAAGCTCAAGCTCTTGTTAAAAGATTTTAATAAGGAGTTCTATCGTGATATTCAGAAAAGGGTTGCTTTGGTTAAAGAGGAATTAAGTAGTTTGCAAGT AGATGCTCTTCTTAAATACTCTGAGTTAGTTGTGGTAGAGGAAGGTTTTCATAGACAAATATCTCGGGTGCAATGGTTGGCTTTGGGagatcaaaactcaaaattttttcataaaaaggTTAAGAGCCATATAGTTCGTAGTAAAATCCTTTCTATTAGTGATGAGAATG GATGGGCTTATTCAAGATGTCACTGCATAGGAGATCAAAAAGGCTATGTTCGCTATAATGGTGATAAGGCCCCTGGTCCTAATGGGTTTAATGCTAGTTTCTTTCATAAGAATTGGTCTATAGTTGGTCTTGATGTTGTGAATGTTGTTACGTATTTCTTCACACATAAGTGTTTGCCTAAAGGTTGGAATGCCACTGCATTAACTCTTGTTCCTAAGTTGAGTTGCCCTCTTACTATGAAGGATTATAGACCCATTGCTTGTTGCAATGTAATCTATAAGTGTATTACAAAGCTTCTGGCTCTCAGATTGCAACCCATTCTTCCTCATCTTATTGATCAGTCTCAAGCTGCGTTTGTCAAAG ATGATTTGTTTTTGATGTCTAGTGCTGATTGTGGTTCTCTCTGTGTGTATAAGTCTGCTTTGGATGAGTTCTACTTGTTTTCTGGCTTTAAGCCCAATTTACAGAGAAGTCAAATATTTTTCTCTGGATTTGATGAAGATTTGAAAGGGGCTTTACTTGATATTCTCCCTATTCCTGAGGGCCATCTTCCAGTGAGATATCTTGGTGTGCCATTGATCTCTTCAAGGCTAAG gcataaggAGGGGAATACTGACACGATAAGTTACATCATTGCTTACACCAATAATAATACTTTACTGTTCTTAGTCATACGTCTACTTTTACACATACTATAG